Genomic DNA from Corylus avellana chromosome ca4, CavTom2PMs-1.0:
TGTTGTGGCCCTGTggatatttctttttctaaccATATGATAACTGGTATGCCTATGGTGATTCCCAATGCAAGAGTCAAAATAAGCACCCATGTAATTCCATAGACTTCTTTTAAAGATTCTACTCTGTAAAAAGAATTGATatgttgtatttttgttgtaTCAATTATCATTTCAACAATCAATTTCTCCCTTTCATTTggtgaaaattaaaaagatcatgTAGCATTCTCAAATCCATGCTCTATTTGTAAATGCAAAGTTTTCTAGGTTGTGTCTCCATGTTTTTAGGGAAGGGAACTCTCAATATGTAGAACAAGGTTTTGGTAATTAGTAGTTCTGAACTGTTATTTCCCCTTAACTGATGTTCCATTAAATTCTGTTGTATCCATGAATGATCTTTTGGTGCTCTTCTTTCGTCGTGGCAAAGGTTTTTGTTGTTATGCTAGtgtattcttttttaaagttttcAAGTTGAAAACTTGTTTGCCTGTGTCTAGGTTTTGAATATGGCCTATTCTTAATCTACATACATCTATATTGTGATCTTTCTATGTTCTTTTGACTTCTTGAATACGAGTTTCCTCTATTCTAGTAAAAGTTCTTATTACCTCAATGGTCTGAATTTGTAGTTAACTTGAAGTTTAAACATCAGTAATATTAGTTAGTTGTTGGTTGAAATTTTTGCAGTGGCTGGCTATTCTCAGCAACGAAACTTGTGAATCCTTTCTTTGCTCTTCTAGATCCGGAGGTTGCTCACAGACTAGCTGTCTCAGCGGCAGCTCGTGGTTGGGTTCCAAGAGAGAAGAGGCCTGATCCACCCAATATAGGGCTACAAGTTTGGGGAAGGAACTTCTCCAACCCTATAGGTCTAGCTGCTGGCTTTGATAAGAATGCTGAGGCTGTTGATGGGTTACTTGCTTTAGGCTTTGGCTTTGTAGAGGTTGGCTCTGTTACCCCTGTTCCACAGGAGGGAAATCCAAAACCTCGCATCTTTAGATTGTCTCGGGAAGGGTAAGAATGTATAATATcttattttctcaaattctgATTTCAACTCTTGTTTTGTAGGCAGTATCACTATTTTGAATTTATCTTCtgctttttttttggttcttattGAGTCAAATTTTTTTGTGCACTTTGGATAGTTGGTGAAGGATCTTGGACTTGTGAAAGTTTGGATTTCTGATAGTATAAACTTATGTAAAATTCTTCTCTGATTTATGTGCTGTCAAACTGCTTGAATTGTGGCCAGTGCTATCATCAACCGGTGTGGTTTCAATAGTGAAGGAATTGTTGCTGTTGCAAAGCGGTTGGGTGCCCAGCATGGTAAGAGGAAGTTGGATGAAACTTCAAGCAGTTCATCTTCCTCCATTGATGAAGTCAAACATGGAGGCAAAGCTGGACCTGGCATTCTTGGGGTCAATCTTGGAAAGAATAAAACAAGTGAAGATGCTGCTGCAGATTATGTACAAGGGGTTCATACATTGTCCCAGTATGCTGACTACTtggtaaattttctttttctgatttatTGTAGTTTatctatttctttgtttgttatgatagattttaaaattttgcctATACATTATAGATAATAGAGttattttgccttttgtgtCTACACGGATACCTACTACACCTTGCTGCATGGAATAGGATATATGCTTTCACTCTATCTGACATATTCATCTTGATTGATAGGATTAAAATGTATATAATAAATTGGTTAAAATATGATTGTGGTTCTTATAGTTTCTGATGTATTTCAATTTCGTCCCTGTAATTCTAATCGGGTCAATTTggtcttttgatttttgaaatgattCAACTCACCGTTGCTTAGATTAATGTCAGTAAGTGCAATAGAAATTGCTGATATTGCACATAAATTTGACGGGATGATACTTAGTTGACATGGCATATGCTGGGTCTAATTAGATGCTACGACTTTAAAAGTTATACTAAAcctcacttatcaaaaaaaaaaaaaaaagttatactaAACCTCCtgttatatatacacacatattaGTTTGCAATGGATGATTTTGTAGCTAAACAGTGTTGGAGTTGATGAATTTGGAAAATCCTTTGGTGGCTACTGGAAATAAAATGTTATATGCCGAACAAGAAGACTGATAAAATTGTTAGTTTGGGTAAATTGGACaccatttatttgtttttggcgTTTCATTGTGGTGGGGGCAGGGGTTACAGAATGTTTAGCAGCCTGAAGGGGAGGTCAGATGGTGGTTCCATTACCTTAAAATTAATACATGAAATTTCAGTTCTTATCAACCACCACAAGTAGATGCAACTGCAGAATTACCTTGTCTAACAAATTCTTTGCTTATTGTCATCGGATTAGTTATACATTTCAATGGATTTGGAGCTGGGTGGTATCATACTACGCTTAGGCAGTTTCTTAGATCACTCTTAAACTATAGTGTGCAGGTTGGGAGCTTCTCTTATCTTCAGCATATACCTGAATCATATTCCTGTGGTGTATGAAGTTACTTCcgttttctttttaaaggagcctcatttttcaagtttcaatatGGACTTTCAGCATATGATTATATTAGAAGTCATGTCGGGAGCATCTAGAATGTTGGTACTTTGTGTACTTTGCATGGATATATGAATGTTGAGATAATTTTATCTTTAGTGATCTGGATTCAATAAGAAGAAAACTGTTAACTAAGGTAGTTAAAGCTGAATTATCATTGTTTTATGGCCTTACAGCATGCTTggaactcattttttaaaattcgaATCTTGCCTTCTTTCTTTGTGTTATTCCTTGGgcgaaaatgttttcaattagTTTTTCATGATCTACACATCAAGAGGCTTTAGTGTCTCTTCGGATGTTTAGAAGTTTAAGAATGCTGTGATATTGCACTGTAGGTGATTAATGTTTCATCACCCAATACCCCGGGGTTGCGTATGCTTCAGGGAAGAAAGCAATTGAAGGACCTTGTAAAGAAGGTATGGCAGTCATGACATGATCTTACTCTTCGCTGCATATAATCACCAGTGTGACCAGAAGTTATATTTTGTAACACTTGCTTTGTCAAGATTCAAGCTGCTCGTGATGAAATGCAATGGGGAGAGGAGGGCCCACCCCCTTTGCTTGTGAAAATCGCTCCTGACCTGTCTAAAGAAGACCTTGAAGATATTGCAGCCGTATGTATATGCACATGATTTATGATACTTCCTCTATTTCCTAATGTGATGTTCTAATGGTTCCTTCTCTATGTTTATAGGTTGCTCTTGCTCTCCGCTTGGATGGATTGGTAACTTTCCCAACACACACACCCCCCCCCCCGCGGCGGCCCCCCATTATATACTCTATTTTCTCCTATTTAGCTTTTTTAATCTGATCAGCATCAAACTTTACGTCTGCCATGATTTTGTACAAACTTTGGCAAAAaggttaaataatttttttgtagttgaGTTTTAAATCTAAGAAGTTATTCAGAATTGAGTAAACATTGCTGATTCAAATTGATAGAAGTAATATATTTATGCTTGAATTGAGCCCTCTTAATGCCTAAAAGTTCCTGAATTATGGTCAAGGTCTGATGAAGATATGCTTTAATGCTTTAGTGTCTTCATTGTTTCATTCAGGTTTTGGGAAATTTAAGATTCcctctttttgcctttttatttgTGCATGAATAAGCTCTAATTACTCATTCGACAGTGGACCTGCATTACTCTCATCTTTGAGCAATAAATATCatcccctcccccctcttcTCATTTCTCGAAAAGGAAGTACTGAAGTACCTTATTTCATGCCGAAAAATGCTATCTGTATGGCATTCTTCTTTTGGCTGGGATGTCAATGTGGTTTGAGCTGATGATTCTAGTACCACTATTGCTTCAGTTTTTTATATTAGTATTGGAGGGTGGAAACAACCCTGTAATGCATTCCAATCTTTGTTtctttgatattattattttttgtacttcttttttattattatattattttttttgtttagataatatcaaatacaaCTGTTTCAAGACCAGATCCTGTAAGTAAAAACCCAGTGGCCGCAGAAGTTGGTGGCTTAAGTGGGAAGGCTCTTTTTAATCTCTCTACCAGCATCTTAAAGGAAATGTACATTCTAACAAGGGTATGTGGGCTACTTTTGTAATTCAGATAACATGTTTTTCATTCTGTTTCCATACTGTGATATACATAGAGTGAACACAGTGTTTGCTGTTTGTCTGTCTCCCTCTCCATGTTTACCACCATCACTTAGACACCGGATATTAATTTTGGCTACTTTTGTAATTCAGATAACATGTTTTTCATTCTGTTTCCATACTGTGATATACATAGAGTGAACACAGTGTTTGCTGTTTGTCTGTCTCCCTCTCCATGTTTACCACCATCACTTAGACACCGGATATTAATTTTGGCTACTCAGGTCCTCTAGGTCAGCTACAGAGAACCAAAGGACCAATTATAATTGCCCTGTTCAAAAGTATCCAAAATGATGCATTCCTTGGCGGATCAGAGTGTTCAACAATTGCTGTTGGACACATCAGATTGGTGGTTTGGTAAAGAAGGGAATTCATCCATGGTTCCACAAGACACTTTATTCATAATGTGTTCCCTTTTACTAGGATTTTTCAAAAAGCATGAACCACTCATGCTGGTGATTTTATTCTCTGAGCTTGTTTTACCATCATGATTCATGGGGAAAGGAAGAGGCAAACTTGGAAAGTTGGCTGATTTACCCTTTGCCTTGTGTTATATGAACTTAGAATTAGATGAATACGATATCAATACACAAACACAGATACAAGCACCTGAGTCCATGTATCTTAGCTCATGGAATACTGAGTTTTTGAGTTGCTAATACTGATATATGTGAAGCATATCCATTATTATGGAATTCTCAGTTGTCTTCTGTGAAGTATTGGGCACCTTTTTGGCTACTGTTCcttctatatttttaaatctggatttgtttttcttttgtggttCTTCATGTGTGAGAGCTTGACACTGTTTATCTGTCTTTATCAGGGAAAGATCCCTTTAATAGGCTGTGGGGGCATTAGCAGGTAAAAGCAGAACACTCCTTCAGCATTCTCTTCATGATGTTCATCTGTCGTCTACATAGCAACCTGCTTTAATAAATTCTATTTTCTAGAACCTTATAGTATGCATTTGATTCAGTGGTGAGGAAGCATACCAAAAAGTTCGAGCTGGAGCAACTCTTGTTCAGCTTTATACAGCATTTGCTTATGGGGGACCTGCCCTTATTCCTCAGATAAAGGTATTTTGTGATGCATTTATGATATGTTAGACTTACGGGGAAATTGCaagatttaattaataatgtgtGGATGTACCATGATGACGATTTAAGGGGAGAAAGAAGATTGTTTCAGTCTCTCTGGGTTGTTTTTTGTGTTACGGGTTCTGGGATCATCTTTAAATGTGTCTAGGGCTTGGAACAAAGTTTTACTCCAGGGGGTTACAGAACTAGTATAGATTAAATATTGAAAAACGGTGATCGCCCGAAGAGAACTTCATTGGTGTTGTCcccaaagagaagaaaaagtttGGCTCTGTGGGCTGTTAGGTTAGATAAATTGGgcaaaattacttattttgtGCAGGAGTGTAGAGAGTAGAGAGAGATGCTCAAGGCAAACACCCTGGAATCTTTTGGCGTCATATTGAGCAAGCTTTAAACTGCAGCTGTTCTCTGTGCTTGCATAGATAGAAATTCAAAATCCAAATCTTTCCAGACCTGTGATTAGTGCTCACATTACAGTACAAagataaaattttatgtttgatgTTCCATTTTGTGTATTGGTAGCTTGTTTTCAGCTCTCttgtttcttctattttcttttccttcttttttttttttcttcatctctttattttttatgttcttattgtTAGTCAATGCATTGTTGGGGATTCACAGgcagcctttttctttttttaatagtttttatccttcttttttctGTCCAATGTAGTGACAtgagctttttatttttgttttttggaaggCTGAACTGGCCGAGTGCTTGGAAAGGGATGGTTTTAAGTCCATCCTTGAAGCAGTTGGTGCAGATTGCAGATGACGCCTGTATATGTTTGAAGGACCCTGAACTACAATGAGATTCCGGAGCTGCATTTTGTCATGTCTTGAGTGTTCTATTCTTAAATCAAAATTGTTGGCTatcttctcttatttttttcctctccttTGGGTGGGGTTGGAGAGTTTTTGACTTGGTATAACATGAAAAAGTTTTGAGGTAATCCAGTggccattctttttttttgggtctgcAAACTTAGTTTTAATGGCCTGaatgtttagggtttgaaattttaaatgaaacgTAAATAGTCTATACTTGCTTTTACCTACTATTTACAGAAATATTACATTTTGACAAACCTTGATTGaatttaaatctctctctctctcttgaattGATTTTGTCCAGCAATTAAGATTTCTGGATATCAGTGTATGAGCTTGAGAAAATCTATGAAATGATCTCTGCTTGTCCCTGGgagaacaatttttttcttgtttttttttttttttttttgaagggtaaatgtaaaatcagtctttgtggttggtctaaattacaaatcatctATGTTGTATTCAACTCAATccaaaagatgatttttttttggccaaaagatgattgatttgcAACTCAACTCAATCCAAGTCTTAACCCTAACAAATTGGACCCACTACGTTGATCCTTTTACAGTAAACAAAATCCATGTTTGAAAGAGGTGACAAAAATTTTAAGGTAGCTGTCAACTTACTGGAACTCTCCTTCATCTAGATTGGCTATGCAATATGGGAAGTGTTAAGgagtcaaataaatgaactcaaaaaatttttcaaactgacgcGACAGACAATggagagagaattgtattttttttaatttaaaaagccTTGTTATGTCAGTTTGGAAATTTTTCtaactttatttgtttggctctatAGCACTTCTCATgcaatattatatgaaatagGCTGAGCGGTGTTGGTGGCagagtcatatatatatgtattttttaatagaGAGGCCAAATgatcaataaaataatttaaattatataacttCTCTTCCTCAATGTtaattagaatattttgttatcaaaaaaaaaaaaaaaaaaaaagaatattttctattttctatattaagcccttattttattttctttatagatcattctcttttctttttttttttNNNNNNNNNNNNNNNNNNNNNNNNNNNNNNNNNNNNNNNNNNNNNNNNNNNNNNNNNNNNNNNNNNNNNNNNNNNNNNNNNNNNNNNNNNNNNNNNNNNNCCCCATTATAGACTCTCTTTTCTCCTATTTAGCTTTTTTAATCTAATCAGCATCAAACTTTACGTCTGCCATGATTTTGTACAAACTTTGGCAAAAATTAaggttaaataattttttgtagttgaGTTTTAAATCTAAGAAGTTATTCAGAATTGAGTAACATTGCTGATTCAAATTGATATTTGAAAGAGCAAGAAGTAATATATTTATGCTTGAATTGAGCCCTCTTAATGCCTAAAAGTTCCTGAATTATCGTCAAGGTCTGATGAAGATATGCTTTAATGCTTCAGTATCTTCATTGTTTCATTCAGGTTTTGGAAATTTAAGATTCcctctttttgcctttttatttgTGCATTAATAAGCTCTAATTACTCATTCGACAGTGGACCTGTATTACTCTCATCTTTGAGCAATAAATATCATCCCTTTCCCCCTCTTCTCATTTCTCGAAAAGGAAGTACTGAAGTACCTTATTTCATGCCAAAAAATGCTATCTGTATGGCGTTCTTTTTTTGGCTGGGATGTCAATGTGGTTTGAGCTGATGATTCTAGTACCACTATTGCTTCAGTTTTTTATATTAGTATTGGAGGGTGGAAACAACCCTGTAATGCATTCCAATCTTTGTTtctttgatattattattttttgtacttcttttttattattatattatttttttgtttagataatatcaaatacaaCTGTTTCAAGACCAGATCCTGCAAGTAAAAACCCAGTGGCCGCAGAAGTTGGTGGCTTAAGTGGGAAGCCTCTTTTTAATCTCTCTACCGGCATCTTAAAGGAAATGTACATTCTAACAAGGGTATGTGGGCTACTTCTGTAATTCAGATAACATGTTTTTCATTCTGTTTCCATACTGTGATATAATGTGTTCATTCTGTTTCCATACTGTGATATACATAGAGTGAACACAAAGTGTTTGCTGTTTGTCTGTCTCCCTCTCCATGTTTACCACCATCACTTAGACACTGGATATTAATTTTGGCTNNNNNNNNNNNNNNNNNNNNNNNNNNNNNNNNNNNNNNNNNNNNNNNNNNNNNNNNNNNNNNNNNNNNNNNNNNNNNNNNNNNNNNNNNNNNNNNNNNNNAAAAGATCATGTAGCATTCTCAAATCCATGCTCTATTTGTAAATGCAAAGTTTTCTAGGTTGTGTCTCCATGTTTTTAGGGAAGGGAACTCTCAATATGTAGAACAAGGTTTTGGTAATTAGTAGTTCTGAACTGTTATTTCCCCTTAACTGATGTTCCATTAAATTCTGTTGTATCCATGAATGATCTTTTGGTGCTCTTCTTTCGTCGTGGCAAAGGTTTTTGTTGTTATGCTAGtgtattcttttttaaagttttcAAGTTGAAAACTTGTTTGCCTGTGTCTAGGTTTTGAATATGGCCTATTCTTAATCTACATACATCTATATTGTGATCTTTCTATGTTCTTTTGACTTCTTGAATACGAGTTTCCTCTATTCTAGTAAAAGTTCTTATTACCTCAATGGTCTGAATTTGTAGTTAACTTGAAGTTTAAACATCAGTAATATTAGTTAGTTGTTGGTTGAAATTTTTGCAGTGGCTGGCTATTCTCAGCAACGAAACTTGTGAATCCTTTCTTTGCTCTTCTAGATCCGGAGGTTGCTCACAGACTAGCTGTCTCAGCGGCAGCTCGTGGTTGGGTTCCAAGAGAGAAGAGGCCTGATCCACCCAATATAGGGCTACAAGTTTGGGGAAGGAACTTCTCCAACCCTATAGGTCTAGCTGCTGGCTTTGATAAGAATGCTGAGGCTGTTGATGGGTTACTTGCTTTAGGCTTTGGCTTTGTAGAGGTTGGCTCTGTTACCCCTGTTCCACAGGAGGGAAATCCAAAACCTCGCATCTTTAGATTGTCTCGGGAAGGGTAAGAATGTATAATATcttattttctcaaattctgATTTCAACTCTTGTTTTGTAGGCAGTATCACTATTTTGAATTTATCTTCtgctttttttttggttcttattGAGTCAAATTTTTTTGTGCACTTTGGATAGTTGGTGAAGGATCTTGGACTTGTGAAAGTTTGGATTTCTGATAGTATAAACTTATGTAAAATTCTTCTCTGATTTATGTGCTGTCAAACTGCTTGAATTGTGGCCAGTGCTATCATCAACCGGTGTGGTTTCAATAGTGAAGGAATTGTTGCTGTTGCAAAGCGGTTGGGTGCCCAGCATGGTAAGAGGAAGTTGGATGAAACTTCAAGCAGTTCATCTTCCTCCATTGATGAAGTCAAACATGGAGGCAAAGCTGGACCTGGCATTCTTGGGGTCAATCTTGGAAAGAATAAAACAAGTGAAGATGCTGCTGCAGATTATGTACAAGGGGTTCATACATTGTCCCAGTATGCTGACTACTtggtaaattttctttttctgatttatTGTAGTTTatctatttctttgtttgttatgatagattttaaaattttgcctATACATTATAGATAATAGAGttattttgccttttgtgtCTACACGGATACCTACTACACCTTGCTGCATGGAATAGGATATATGCTTTCACTCTATC
This window encodes:
- the LOC132178399 gene encoding dihydroorotate dehydrogenase (quinone), mitochondrial-like; translated protein: MWFELMILVPLLLQFFILVLEGGNNPIISNTTVSRPDPASKNPVAAEVGGLSGKPLFNLSTGILKEIGWLFSATKLVNPFFALLDPEVAHRLAVSAAARGWVPREKRPDPPNIGLQVWGRNFSNPIGLAAGFDKNAEAVDGLLALGFGFVEVGSVTPVPQEGNPKPRIFRLSREGAIINRCGFNSEGIVAVAKRLGAQHGKRKLDETSSSSSSSIDEVKHGGKAGPGILGVNLGKNKTSEDAAADYVQGVHTLSQYADYLVINVSSPNTPGLRMLQGRKQLKDLVKKIQAARDEMQWGEEGPPPLLVKIAPDLSKEDLEDIAAVALALRLDGLIISNTTVSRPDPVSKNPVAAEVGGLSGKALFNLSTSILKEMYILTRGKIPLIGCGGISSGEEAYQKVRAGATLVQLYTAFAYGGPALIPQIKAELAECLERDGFKSILEAVGADCR
- the LOC132177380 gene encoding dihydroorotate dehydrogenase (quinone), mitochondrial-like, producing the protein MAFRASRKLFRHLLNRNVILGPLVSARHCSSAAQAAPKILHSPKKGRLLTGATIGLVIAGGAYVSTVDEATFCGWLFSATKLVNPFFALLDPEVAHRLAVSAAARGWVPREKRPDPPNIGLQVWGRNFSNPIGLAAGFDKNAEAVDGLLALGFGFVEVGSVTPVPQEGNPKPRIFRLSREGAIINRCGFNSEGIVAVAKRLGAQHGKRKLDETSSSSSSSIDEVKHGGKAGPGILGVNLGKNKTSEDAAADYVQGVHTLSQYADYLVINVSSPNTPGLRMLQGRKQLKDLVKKIQAARDEMQWGEEGPPPLLVKIAPDLSKEDLEDIAAVALALRLDGLIISNTTVSRPDPVSKNPVAAEVGGLSGKALFNLSTSILKEMYILTRGKIPLIGCGGISSGEEAYQKVRAGATLVQLYTAFAYGGPALIPQIKAELAECLERDGFKSILEAVGADCR